Genomic DNA from Novipirellula galeiformis:
ACACATCGGCGGATCGGTCATCGTGTGAGTTTGTTGCTCGCCGATGGTTTTGTTTGGCAAGTACAGCAGGTCGCCTAGGATGGGAAAGCCGAGCGACCAGCAGTGGACGCGAATTTGATTCGTACGTCCTGTTAGCGGAATCGCCTCAAGCAAGGTGGTGTTGTCGGGCAAGCGTTGGATGACTTTAAAGTCGGTGCGCGCCGTTTGCCCACTTTCGCAAGTCACGCGAGCGCCGACCGAGAGTCGCCGCTTCATTACGTCCGAGGCGTGAGCGATCGAAAGGTCACAGCGATGTTCTTCCCACGGGACCTCGCCCTGCACGCGAGCAAGGTAGCGTTTTTTGACTTCGCGTCGTTCAAATTGAGGTTGGACGAAGCCAGCCGCCGCTGCGGTGCGGCACAACACAGCAACTCCTGTTGTGTTGGCGTCGAGTCGATGGGCAACGCGGAGTTTTTCACCTTCGTAAAAGTCTTCGAGCATCCACGAAAGTGTGTTGCGGTGAAACCGGCCGCTGGGGTGGATTGGCAGCGGAGCGGGTTTGTCGACGACGAGGATCGACGCGTCTCGATGCAGGATCGTGATCGCCGCATTCACGTCCGGTTCGACCACGTCTTTCATGATCTGGACAAAGCAGTCCCCGGCGCGCACGACGCGTTCGGCGCGAGCGGGGAAAAGGTCGATTGAGATTTCACCGGCTTGGATCCAGCCCAGCCACGATTCACGCGGCGTGGGAGGGTGGTACATGCCCAGGAAGTCAATCAGCTTCATTCCCGCAAACTTCGCTTTGACACGGATCGTGCGGCGGTTCTCGTAGGGAGCACTGCCGGGAAGCGGGTCGACAACGAAGCTTTTCATGGGGGATTTACAGGGACGTCTTGGCGCCGCTGATCAACTTGATGAATTCGTCATTGCTGTCGAATCGCCCCAGTTGCTTAGTGAGCTGTTCCATGGCATCCACCGGATGCATGCTGCTAAGCGTGCGGCGTAGCATCGTCACGGCTTCATAGGTTTCTTCGTCATGAAGCAGTTCTTCACGGCGAGTTCCGCTCTGGCTGATGTCGATCGATGGCCATACGCGGCGATCCGCTAGGCGGCGATCGAGCACCAATTCCATGTTGCCGGTGCCTTTGAACTCTTGGAAGATCGCCTCGTCCATGCGGCTGTTGGTGTCGACCAAGGCGGTGCCGATGATCGTCAACGAGCCACCTTCTTGGAATGCACGTGCCGTCGCAAATAGCTTCTTGGGGATGTCCATCGCTTTGATGTCCAATCCACCTGACATCGTGGCCCCACCGCGTCCGCCGCGTCCAACCCATTTGTTGAACGCGCGGGCAAGTCGAGTGATCGAATCGAGCATCAGGAAGACGTCTTGCCCCATTTCGGCAAGTCGTTTCGCCCGATCAATCACGAGTTGGCTGAGTCGCACGTGGCTTTCCACGTCCATATCCAAACTGCTGGCAACGACTTCGCCGCCCAACACGTTGCGGCGCATGTCGGTGACTTCCTCGGGGCGTTCATCCACCAACAGTACGATCAATTTGACTTCGGGATGGTTTTGCGTGATTCCTGTTGCGATATCTTGCAACATCACCGTCTTCCCGCTGCGTGGCGGTGCAACGATTAGCGCTCGTTGTCCTTTCCCCATCGGGGCAAGTAGGTCGACGACGCGATTGGTCAGTGGTTTTCGGCCGCATTCCAATCGGAGCCATTGTTCGGGGTTGATGGCGGTCAGGGAGTCGAAGTTTTTGACTTCGAGATACGCCTCGGGTGCCATGCCATCAATATCGACAATTTCACGTACACGGGGGCCTTGCTGGCGGCGTGCTTGTTGGACCATCGCTTTGAGATAGACGCCTTGGCGAAGTCCAAATTTCTCGATCATCGTGCCGGGAACAAAGGGATCGCTGCGTTCGCGGGCATAGTTGTTTTCGATGCTGCGCAGGAAGCCGTATCCATTGGGGTGCAATTCAAGGATACCGAGGCTTTCCTCGAGCGGCGCATCGCTGGGGATGTCCGCTGGTTCGCCTTCGTTGTGTTGTCCGCCACCTTGGCCGCCCCGGTCACCGCCACCGCCACCACCGCCGCCACCACGGCGGCGCCGTCGCACGCGAGGTTTTCCGTTGCCGCCGCCGTTGTTATTGTTGCCGCCGTTGCCGTGAGGGCCTGAGGGCCCGTTACCGGAACCGCTGCGGCCACGACTGGTCCGTTTCTTTTTAGCCATTTTTGATCCAGATGCGCTTGAAGCGTCGTCCAACAGGTCGCGAGTTGCGTGCTTGCAAGGATCAACCTTCGCGGAGTTTAGGGGCATTGCGGTTGTTTGAATGCCAGTCTCGCGTGAAGGCGACCACACAAAAGGTCGTTGGAACGCTCCGCTTGAAAGCGGGAAATCGAAGAACACCGCACGAATTCAAAGGAAAAAAGCCTACCAGGAGTACGGCGGTGACATGCCCTGGGAAGGCGAAACAATAAGTGGGGGGGGGTGGATGGGCGATCGCCGGATCGCTACAGAAAGGGAACTAGACGAATGATCCGAAGATCCGTGCCTGAGAAGCAGGCGTCGCTGCGGTTTCCATGGGACCTAGTCTCGTAGACAAGCCCAGTGGAATCACAGAGTGTCGAGTGCGACTTAAAATCCATTCAGTATTAAGTTAGGAGACGTGCGATTGAGAGGCCAATCGTGAATTGAAAACGAAGTGTTGGGGATGAGGCGACCATCGCAATGCGAAAGCGGCAAGCAACCTCGGTAACTTGTGTTTGATCGATCGCCCTCGTAATCTCAAGCCAGTAGCCGTTTGGCGAGCGTAACTGCTTTTTCCTCAAGCAAGCCACTGAGAGGGACGTGATCAAGCGTCCATTGGGAGAGGTGGGCAGCTAAACTTGTATTGAGCTAATCAATTCAATTTAGCGCCGACCTTCATAACGCTCACAAATATAACTCCGGATTTCGGGAAGTCAATAGCTGCTGTGAGTTGGCGGCCGGTTGGGAAAACCCGGGGGGAATGGGAGGCCTTGGTCGGATGGCTGCCGATTGTGGAGTTCGTGGGAAATGATCGCGGGGAATCACGCGGTAGCCGGCCCCGAAGTTTTTATGTGACGGTGCTCCAAGTTTGTCCCCACTTGGGGCGATTTCGTGTTTCAGAAGGCGAGGAATTCGGGCGGCACGCCTTCCAGCCGTTGACGCGGCGTAATGTCAGACGGCGGAGAGACTGTGTCAGACGGCGGAGAGACCGCTCCTTAGGCAGCCGGTCAACTTCCCGATGCGACGACCTGAGGAGGCGAACTCGGCTCCGCTTTGAGCGGCAAACCGGACGGGGGCGGTGCCGCGGAGTTCGGGGCCGCTGCGATCGCGGGTGATTTCGTTTTCGCTGCGCTGGTCGCTTGGTCGGGGACGTTGGACGCGGGGACAGCGGACTCGGGGACAGCGGACTCGGGGACAGCGGACTCGGGGACAGCGGACTCGGGGACAGCGGACTCGGGGACAGCGGACTCGGTAGTCTGCTTCAGATCCGACTCGGGGGAGGTCGCATTGTCGCGGTTGGCAGGTGCGGGCGAGACAGGTGCGGGCGAGACAGGTGCGGGCGAGACAGGTGCGGGCGAGACAGGTGCGGGCGAGACAGGTGCGGGCGAGACAGGTGCGGGCGTTCGCGCAATCGCCTCGTCGAGTGTTTCGTCTGGTTCGACCGCGATCACGGAAATATCGAGCTTCGATGACTCGTGGGTGCTTGGCTCTCCGAATTGCAGCGATTCCGCCGAGGAGCGGATTTGTTTGACTTTTTCCTGCGCCGTGTCGTCATTGATTCCAGGCATGCAAACCAGCAGGGTCGAGTCGTCCTCGGCTCCGATGCGATCGACGCTTCGCATCGTTGCGCGGACAATTTGAAGCAGCGTGCGCATGGAGCCGGCTGCGGGAGCCCCGCTGACGTGTAGCTGCATGACCTGGGTCGGCAAGCCAATCGATTTGGATCGTTCCTGAAGTTCGGCAAACGAGCCGGTCAATGCCGCACGGTCCGGCAAGCTTGAGAACGCCCCGTGGTTAGGGCGGGCGGCTGGCACCCGCGGTTGCGGTTTGGGGGCGGCCGTTTGGTTGGCGGGAGGGATGGCTACGGTGGGCAAGGCTTCATCGATATCGGGAATCGATGATGGTTCATCGCCAAGGGTGATCAATTCGGGTGTGTTCACGTCCATCCAATGCCCGCAATTTCGTCCTTGATTCTTAGAGTGGTACA
This window encodes:
- a CDS encoding RluA family pseudouridine synthase — its product is MKSFVVDPLPGSAPYENRRTIRVKAKFAGMKLIDFLGMYHPPTPRESWLGWIQAGEISIDLFPARAERVVRAGDCFVQIMKDVVEPDVNAAITILHRDASILVVDKPAPLPIHPSGRFHRNTLSWMLEDFYEGEKLRVAHRLDANTTGVAVLCRTAAAAGFVQPQFERREVKKRYLARVQGEVPWEEHRCDLSIAHASDVMKRRLSVGARVTCESGQTARTDFKVIQRLPDNTTLLEAIPLTGRTNQIRVHCWSLGFPILGDLLYLPNKTIGEQQTHTMTDPPMCLHAHQLSFCHPESQTWVSYESSPPKWWQAPREAPR
- the rho gene encoding transcription termination factor Rho; this translates as MAKKKRTSRGRSGSGNGPSGPHGNGGNNNNGGGNGKPRVRRRRRGGGGGGGGGDRGGQGGGQHNEGEPADIPSDAPLEESLGILELHPNGYGFLRSIENNYARERSDPFVPGTMIEKFGLRQGVYLKAMVQQARRQQGPRVREIVDIDGMAPEAYLEVKNFDSLTAINPEQWLRLECGRKPLTNRVVDLLAPMGKGQRALIVAPPRSGKTVMLQDIATGITQNHPEVKLIVLLVDERPEEVTDMRRNVLGGEVVASSLDMDVESHVRLSQLVIDRAKRLAEMGQDVFLMLDSITRLARAFNKWVGRGGRGGATMSGGLDIKAMDIPKKLFATARAFQEGGSLTIIGTALVDTNSRMDEAIFQEFKGTGNMELVLDRRLADRRVWPSIDISQSGTRREELLHDEETYEAVTMLRRTLSSMHPVDAMEQLTKQLGRFDSNDEFIKLISGAKTSL
- a CDS encoding GGDEF domain-containing protein; the protein is MMFLDLAIALSCAGVGLVCGWIMHAIGWGVDPADLNDDRSMIDRSELDHVKGEYERLAAAADRLREYAITMAMDVDLHQSSVQAVSDALSSETSFSADELGEVVNRLIDANQTMQSKLQTAQSRISEQADQLESAERRAQTDALTRVSNRGAFDEHLARRHALGPGRAGTLMLLDVDHFKKFNDEHGHRAGDEVLKVVANMLHARLKSYGIVARFGGEEFAAIIDGYTVEESKQIVESARAAIGQHLVEFEGKQLAVTASIGLAEPLEAESIEQWIERADSAMYHSKNQGRNCGHWMDVNTPELITLGDEPSSIPDIDEALPTVAIPPANQTAAPKPQPRVPAARPNHGAFSSLPDRAALTGSFAELQERSKSIGLPTQVMQLHVSGAPAAGSMRTLLQIVRATMRSVDRIGAEDDSTLLVCMPGINDDTAQEKVKQIRSSAESLQFGEPSTHESSKLDISVIAVEPDETLDEAIARTPAPVSPAPVSPAPVSPAPVSPAPVSPAPVSPAPANRDNATSPESDLKQTTESAVPESAVPESAVPESAVPESAVPESAVPASNVPDQATSAAKTKSPAIAAAPNSAAPPPSGLPLKAEPSSPPQVVASGS